A region of Anticarsia gemmatalis isolate Benzon Research Colony breed Stoneville strain chromosome 10, ilAntGemm2 primary, whole genome shotgun sequence DNA encodes the following proteins:
- the LOC142975839 gene encoding prefoldin subunit 3-like produces MEGDGAGTKNPKSYSGIPEAVFVENVDEFMSKPENSPVEKVLRSLDEQHSKYKHMELSLATKRRRLRQQIPELARSLEMIEKLKIQKEDMETKFLLSDQVFVKASIPPTDKVCLWLGANVMLEYTLEDAEHLLSSNMLTAKKNLACVEHDLDFLRDQWTTTEVNMARVYNWDVKKRQAAKASS; encoded by the exons ATGGAAGGCGACGGAGCGGGCACAAAAAATCCCAAATCTTATTCTGGAATACCTGAAGCCGTATTTGTA GAAAATGTTGATGAATTTATGAGCAAGCCTGAAAACTCTCCTGTTGAGAAGGTATTGAGAAGTCTTGATGAACAACATTCTAAATATAAGCACATGGAACTATCACTAGCCACGAAACGAAGGAGGTTGCGTCAGCAAATACCAGAACTGGCCCGTTCATTGGAAAtgattgaaaaattaaaaatccaaAAAGAGGATATGGAAACTAAATTTCTTCTAAGTGATCAAGTATTTGTGAAG gcCAGCATACCACCAACAGATAAAGTATGTTTGTGGCTTGGGGCAAATGTCATGCTAGAATATACCTTAGAGGACGCTGAACACCTGTTATCTTCCAATATGCTCACTGCAAAGAAAAACTTGGCTTGTGTAGAACATGATTTAGATTTCTTGAg AGATCAATGGACAACTACAGAAGTCAATATGGCCAGAGTTTACAATTGGGATGTCAAAAAACGTCAAGCTGCAAAAGCATCTAGttaa
- the Ggamma1 gene encoding guanine nucleotide-binding protein subunit gamma-1, whose product MDMMVSTLQQQRAVTEQLRREASIKRIPVSVAVADIVKYINEHEQEDCLLVGFSSQKVNPFREKSSCTVL is encoded by the coding sequence ATGGATATGATGGTGTCAACGTTACAACAACAGCGAGCTGTTACAGAACAGCTACGACGCGAAGCATCAATAAAACGAATTCCTGTTTCCGTGGCCGTAGCTGACATTGTTAAATATATCAATGAACACGAACAAGAAGATTGCCTTCTTGTTGGCTTTTCCAGTCAAAAAGTGAATCCCTTCCGCGAAAAAAGTTCCTGCACTGTTCTTTAA
- the Ufl1 gene encoding UFM1 specific ligase 1, translated as MAPSTDWDEIKRLAADFQKAQLSSTSQRLSERNCIEIVTKLIELKLIDVIFTTDGKEYLTPQQLTKEIKDELYVHGGRINTVDLAKELNVDLSQINNSVSDIIRGKEVQLVSGYLIAHYYLEKVAREINEKLQLQGQISVGELTLQYDLPAELLQHNVLEKYLGKIIIGKQDPSEPRTFYTEEYITRTKAKIRGALMGLLKPTPVAVIVNHCNLSDRLFLSLFDQINAPGVLTGRQTGALYVPSCYTKSQNDWVMSFYKQNNYLEYDALSRLGLSDPKGYVRRILTNEDLTFLSSCVIGSQIKQQLETALEECIASKSYLDVVSLLPSVLTDTDIENVLDDLLKKSKSTILFDNTVFSHHYIEILKQACMPMTQQKAEAVVKSGKYQQFYIEKQMNKAAEFTQTGHVDHKAERREERRRKAASGKGGGGTQGRETKTKAVKKHARSKQTAHDSDSDDGGNANKKAQTQLEIVSVENIENIIKETLENEGLEDLLTRISEHLQGSLNQIALTKAKETADKLLQDASQNRKQTHTSAQDKINILVNDMKLYEKGLKSLPSDQQPQFIKYLLKSLGGDILSEFCKYAANQCNLSVQVDVLSVEQRNKIINDLSDEFMKPLVSLNATLSDQNTEAFYQAVDTCLSEFGMILKKVNKKEDKHLIQNHREKLISELEGCEDPALSLHIAVLAIFTIVTQNMLHASGRQVPVIISYLKTQLKEEDYNRLQSWHELVTKYLTSTDEEKDTIEEKLSQELPNLKNMVQEIKKYK; from the exons ATGGCCCCTTCAACAGATTGGGATGAGATTAAAAGATTAGCTGCTGATTTTCAGAAAGCGCAGCTAAGTTCAACTTCTCAAAG GTTGTCAGAGCGAAACTGCATTGAGATtgtcacaaaattaattgaattgaaattaattgATGTTATATTTACAACTGATGGTAAAGAGTATCTTACACCTCAACAATTGACGAAGGAAATTAAGGATGAATTGTATGTTCATGGTGGTCGCATCAATACAGTTGATCTAGCTAAAGAGCTCAATGTCGATCTAAGTCAAATCAACAACAGTGTCTCTGACATTATCAGAGGAAAAGAGGTGCAACTAGTTTCAGGTTATCTGATAGCCCATTATTATCTAGAAAAAGTTGCAAGAGAAATCAATGAGAAATTGCAACTCCAGGGTCAGATATCTGTAGGGGAGTTAACATTACAATACGATTTACCTGCAGAGTTACTGCAACACAATGTATTGGAGAAATATTtgggtaaaataattattggaaaGCAAGATCCATCAGAGCCCAGGACTTTCTACACTGAAGAATACATTACGAGGACTAAGGCTAAGATTCGTGGAGCCTTAATGGGTTTATTGAAACCAACCCCAGTAGCTGTTATTGTAAATCACTGCAACTTATCAGACCGCTTATTTTTGTCCCTGTTTGATCAAATTAATGCACCTGGAGTACTTACTGGACGGCAAACTGGAGCTCTCTATGTACCATCATGTTACACCAAGTCTCAAAATGATTGGGTGATGAGTTTCTACaaacagaacaattatttggaATATGATGCTTTGTCTCGCTTAGGGTTGTCTGATCCCAAGGGTTATGTAAGACGTATCCTGACTAATGAGGATTTGACTTTTCTTAGCAGCTGTGTGATTGGATCACAAATAAAACAGCAACTGGAAACAGCTTTAGAAGAATGTATTGCATCAAAGAGTTATTTAGATGTTGTATCTTTGTTACCTTCAGTTTTGACAGACACAGACATTGAAAATGTTCTAGATGATCTACTGAAAAAGTCCaaatcaacaatattatttgataatacaG ttttcAGCCATCATTACattgaaattttgaaacaaGCTTGCATGCCAATGACTCAACAAAAAGCTGAGGCTGTTGTAAAGTCTGGCAAATATCAACAATTCTACATTgaaaaacaaatgaacaaaGCAGCTGAATTTACACAGACTGGTCATGTTGACCATAAAGCTGAGAGACGTGAGGAGCGTAGGAGAAAAGCTGCATCTGGTAAAGGTGGTGGTGGCACTCAAGGCCGAGAAACTAAGACTAAAGCTGTTAAAAAACATGCCAGATCAAAACAGACTGCTCACGATTCTGACTCGGATGATGGTggtaatgcaaataaaaaagcaCAAACACAACTTGAAATTGTTTCTGTGGAAAATATAGAGAACATCATTAAAGAAACACTTGAAAATGAAGGTTTAGAAGATTTGCTTACAAGAATTTCTGAACACCTTCAAGG gagCCTTAACCAAATTGCTTTAACAAAAGCAAAGGAGACTGCTGATAAATTACTTCAGGATGCTAGTCAAAACAGAAAACAAACTCATACATCTGCTCAAGATAAGATTAACATTTTAGTCAATGAcatgaaattgtatgaaaaggGTTTGAAATCTCTACCTTCAGATCAGCAGCCCCAGTTTATCAAATATTTGCTGAAATCACTGGGTGGTGATATTCTTTCGGAATTTTGCAAATATGCTGCTAATCAATGTAATTTATCTGTGCAAGTGGATGTTTTGTCAGTTGAacagagaaataaaataatcaatgacTTGTCAGACGAATTCATGAAGCCATTAGTGTCCCTCAATGCAACATTGTCAGATCAAAATACTGAGGCATTTTACCAAGCTGTAGATACATGTTTATCTGAATTTGGCatgattttgaaaaaagttaataaaaaggAAGACAA gCACCTTATTCAGAATCATAGAGAAAAATTAATTTCTGAGCTAGAAGGGTGTGAAGATCCAGCCTTAAGTCTTCACATTGCGGTGTTGGCAATTTTCACTATTGTCACTCAAAATATGCTTCATGCCTCTGGTAGACAAGTACCAGTAATCATctcatatttaaaaactcaaCTTAAAGAAGAAGATTACAACAGACTTCAGTCGTGGCATG AGTTGGTAACAAAGTACTTAACATCAACTGATGAAGAAAAAGATACAATTGAAGAAAAACTTAGCCAAGAGTtaccaaatttaaaaaatatggttcAAGAAATCAAGAAATATAAGTAG
- the Drep1 gene encoding DNA fragmentation factor-related protein 1, with protein sequence MEHDINKPYKICDVNRDKKKGIVASSLEDLLAKVPDKLGMPSENLTVVLESDGTEVDDEEYFSTLDPDTSLMILHGNEKWAPNMPKCQVSLDQTDDVTLGDKGQVASLVGRLQHNLCHISLLGGQDLELLSDMDPDSLADIVTDRDNRIILEHIKEASGRILLEKRQAQDAMELLKLYHQSVANGTEDMSPPKQERVKETV encoded by the exons ATGGAGCATGATATTAACAAGCCGTATAAAATTTGTGACGTGAATCGAGATAAAAAGAAAGGAATAGTGGCATCTTCGTTGGAAGATCTGCTGGCTAAAGTACCAGATAAATTAGGGATGCCATCCGAGAATCTGACAGTGGTTTTAGAATCCGACGGCACTGAAGTCGACGATGAAGAATATTTCTCGACTTTAGATCCTGATACTTCTCTTATGATTTTGCATGGCAATGAAAAATGGGCACCAAATATGCCTAAGTGCCAAGTGTCCTTGGATCAAACTGATGACGTTACATTGGGAGACAAAGGGCAGGTAGCCAGCTTGGTAGGCCGCTTGCAGCATAACTTGTGCCACATCTCACTACTAGGTGGTCAAGATTTGGAATTGTTGTCAGACATGGATCCAGATAGTCTTGCAGACATTGTGACAGATAGAGACAATAGAATCATATTGGAACACATCAAGGAGGCCTCTGgaag gaTACTACTAGAGAAACGCCAAGCTCAAGATGCTATGGAGTTATTGAAGCTGTACCATCAGAGTGTAGCAAATGGCACTGAAGATATGTCTCCACCCAAGCAAGAGAGAGTCAAGGAAACTGTGTAA